Within Hydra vulgaris chromosome 02, alternate assembly HydraT2T_AEP, the genomic segment aatcaaacaaatttagataattgtagaagtaaaaatttaagaaaaattaaaagaaaaaaataaagttaaatatagaaacaaaaaaaaaagcaaaaccaTAGCAGAGTAAAACGAATAAAACTGAGCGCAAAGatctgaaataaaacaaaacaaacaaccATCAGaaaaccattaataaaataaaactattttctattatttttttatcaaaacatttatttttattagaatctttGAAAAATTATCATATTGCGCTACGGTATTGTTCTAGTTAGTATTTTTAGTGTGCTTCCTCAAGGTTGCATAATGAGCCCAATTTTATGAACTTGGGTTAATAACCAGGATTAAGGCAACTGCAAGCTCAAGAATTCTTTAAACAAAACTATGACCAAAGtttcagaaaatattaaacataaaaaccaTCACCACCTTAAcatttcaattcattttttaaaagtattgaaaaaaatcacctgtttttcaaaaaaacctcaATGGTCTgaggaataaaagtttgaatcctcagaccattcttttatgtgcttccaCTTaacacctcttcactctatcactttCCTCTTTGTTCCTTATCGTTCTCCTTCATCTCCAGATTGCACTTCAGATGTGAAATTTGATCTAAATATACAGGACCTTATtctttatccttcagccaattttaatgtttttgaaacttaAGGTCCTTATCAAACTGAAAAGTTTGGCTCCAACACCACTAACTGTGCAAGCACTAAAGCTCATAATGTTTGTATTTCTCAATTGAGCCATCTGAATGAGAGATTCAGATGGCTcaagtgtcagtgactctgcaggcatttaTGTCAACAACTTTTGCTTTTCTCAATATCTAATACAAATAGTTGAAATTCCAACACACTTTTCAGataacccaaatcatttactttCTCTACTTAACTTATGTCTTTTTTCTGATCCTAGTATGTGCTCAGTCTCTCTACATTCACACTTAGGAGCTAATCATGGTTTGATATCTTTAAAActtctcattcttcttcatcatcagaattgCCTTCAGACCCGTAGCAACTAGGGGGTCAGCAGGGGCATTTGCCCACTCGCACCACAATaatttttccaataaaaaattttaaagttaatttttagaaaaaaaaaaaacgattaaaaaataaaggtgtaaatgaaaaaaaaatggatagaGAAAACCTAATTTGTTATCTGTAATATTTGAGGTAAGTTCCtttgacaaaaatttgttgacCTTGTGATTTACTTCATAATGGTAGAATTTGggtagaattattttgtttttctgctgcaaaatgtgctttttatgtaacttcttggattcaagaaggcatggaatcttttatgcCCTCTCAACAacttcaagtcaagcctcactcttctcaaTAGTTTTCCTTGCATTGTGGTGCTTCAATTTTCAATTGtaaccattactttcatatctttcagcaaaaaaaattctctagaaaacagatgtctgttttctattgctagaaaccattgtaaaaaagttttttctaatgcCAAAGACCGCTATTCTTATGTCACGAAACCCAGTACTTCATCTCAAAAGCTATGCTTTTCTGACTTCTGGAGAACTATTAACAGTATAATAGGAGAAAATCTGTTGTTCCACCTCGCTAGTATCGTTTGGATTATATCACCTCACCTaaaaacaaagctgaattgtttgctaagaaaaTCTCATTAATATCATTTCTTGATTTCACTAGTTGCATTAtacctgatatagccaaaaAACATGTTGATCCATTGCTTCACATTCGTTTCaatccagcttctgtatctataaaaatgatttccTGCCTAAATTTTTCTACAGCTTGTACTTTAGACAACATACCTATTAAAGTCTTTCAGatgtgttctccggagctgtcgtttatactttaaaaactatttaacaaatgccAATAAGAGTCTTGTTATCCAGTCTACTGGAAAGTGGCATGTGTtatctctattttcaaaaactagaCAATCTGAATCGTCTAATCATCATCtcattagtcttctttctattaggagcaaggtttttgagttttaaattaacaaacacttaatctctaatcttgaatctaataacttatttaatgacCCTTAATATGAATTTCGAtgttctcgttctacagctgattttctatcagtaataaccaatagattttttagtgcaatagatagatgtggagaggttaagaGGTCTTGACATgtctaaagcttttaaaaagctTGCATGCTGACcctctccataagctttcttcttatgatgTATCAAGTAAAAtcttaaagattattaaatccttccttactgatcttttttttaaagttgtcctcgatggacagctcTGTTCTTTATACCCTGTCATTTCAGGGGTTTCTTGAGGTTCTATCCTTGAATCAATActctttttagtttacattaatgatccttcagatatttttacatctaaggaagcattgtttgctgataatACTACCAATTATTCTTgccttgataagaagccaacactctctgattgctatgaggagcatttgagcttgaaaaggatttcacttctgctacagcatggggctcacagtggttGGTGAGCTTTAAATCAGAGAAAGTTCAATTTTCTTCAACTAATTGTTATCGCAATTATCTAGATCTtcatatttatgaacggtaatgtacctTCTTAATTCAGATCTTTATTGGAAACCACatataaaattgattgaaaaaatagCATCTGCTAtggttgcatctttttattgtgctagttactttcttactccggattctattctttatctctataaatctcaaatccgtcctggTATGGAATACTGTTTCCGTATCTAGGGTGGATCTTtcaatgatgctctttctctctTAGACTCGGTGCAAAAATGAATTGttaacatagttggacctgctcttgcaaccAACCTCCAACCATCATCGTAATGgtgcttctttttctttttctataaagacTACTGTACAATATACTagaattcattttcatgttacttgtcattctATTAAATCTTTTCCTTTTCCTGTGACTGTTCCTCAGTGCTCTAAATTCTTATATgtccagtttttttcctcaaatatCATTTCtatggaattcgcttccttcatcttgttttccttatttacataatttgcaatattttaagatgtctttcaatcgttatcttgctgtataaacttcatcttttctcttccagtaactttaaTAACTCTAACAGAGggtgcttgcagccttgttggaaatgaagatgaataaaaaaaaaaagaagttaactttgtgactcttTTTTCAGACAACACCAATCACTAACCTTTTTGTAACGTTTGCTTAAACTTACCTTTTTTTACTCTTcgatttgtttcttttttctgaCTCTAGCATGTTTTCTGTTTTTCCCAGCTAACTGCCGAAACTATATGTTAAAACTTTTGGCTCTCTCTTCCTTAAATTCAGACAACACTTATAATTTACCTTTAGTCCTTGATATGTGCCTAATCTTTTAATACTTGatccaaaaaaaatcttgttttataattgatttcAGAAAAGTTTTGTCTCTAGGCAAGTCTTATATTTACACATGCATTTATCTGGTTTCTTCGcaaaagtaagaaaatttttagacaaaatttttctcaaatttattatttgaatttattggCCACATCCTTTTTGTACATCCAAAGAAACAGCTTAATTCACTAATAAACATACAAATTGCTTCTACTTTTGTTgcttaatttatttcttaatcaATTATTTGTATTACCCAGACTGCATTTTACAGTCTTACAACCATGTTTTCCAGaacttttcttataaatatctaaactatttaaaaagtgccTATCTAAATATTACTCTTTTTTCCCCCAAATATAACCATTAGTATAACTTTGAATTGGACAGGCAGCCTATCTTTGATGTCATCTCTCTTTTGTATTgaattttgactaaaaaaaaaactcacctatttactattaaaaattattgcaatattgttatatatatatatatatatatatatatatatatatatatatatatatatatatataatatatatatatatatatatatatatatatatatatatatatatacagtgctttttttagaaaaaaaggtaGCGGAACTCTTTCCTTTTTATATGTCATTAATGTAGGAATAGACCTGTTTTTCGTGAACATAAACATGATGAACTTGTTGCTCTCAATGAAGAGGTATCTATAAACAACAGTTTTCAACTTGAACAAGAGGCATTTTAACCAAATATAACTcacaattttattaagaaatattttgttaaggGGACAACAcatatagatagatataaaaTATGAGCCGAAAAGAATCAAACTCTTTCCTATtgcttatttgaaaattttgtaaaaatgtaaaagcaTCCATTAATTATGTTTGTTACGAAGTGTAATATTGCATCTGCGATATGTAAACAATACATAGTTTTTAGACTATTATGGCAGTCTACTGGTGaaataatttatgctaaattctttaaaaatcatttcttgttatacgatatgtttataaataaattgattttaataaaaaaggcagcgtatcactattttttaaatatattttagatataataataatatattattattatatataagatataataacaatatattaaatatattttagacataataataatatattaaataatattatattatactaaatGTAATTGAAAACAAGATGTAGAGGGCATGTTGTAAGCAGGTTGCTGCATCATTATACCAACGATTGTATAGAGTCAGACATAAAACTGGTCCCAGAAAGTATAACACATATTGACGTTTTACAGATATGGCGTGTTCGAGGTGAATCAACCAACTctgttgtaattttattttcaaatcttaaatttttaaaaattgacgcCTATAAAGACAAGAATAATACTCACAAAAAAAACGTTTCAGGAACctgtaaatattgttttataattttttatgcagtTGTGAAAATGTTTACTGTTACAATTTTCTCTCGCGTTAgagattttgaaatattttttaaaatggtctcttttttaacttcttttctTATCTTTAATACAGCTTAAAGTCCCTATTTTTTGCGACCACATATTTTCTTACGTATCGAACTTAACTGTTCCTCTATATCTTCGTCATAAGAAACTTTATAGTTAGACcattctttcaatattttcattccGATCTTAGCTTTTATGTCAAGTGATTTCACTATTAGGCAGGTTGTGCAGCCGAGCTTTGTCAAAAACAGAGCCAGTGGTTTATGGATCAAAACTCTATTTTTTGCTCTAATGTACAGCAATTTCTGAACAGGAGAGTTAACCGAGAAGAAACTGGTAGTTTTTTTCACacttagttttgttttattttgtttaattattattttttattactgtcACAAATAgcgtaaagtttttatttctaaaaaattattataaggcATTATTAGATATTCAGACAAACATTGCACAGAAAAAATAGAACTTCTTAGATATGAAAATGGTTGTGGAATTGATATTCAGACAAAAAATCAATTGGCATCATAAAAACGAACAAAAAAGCAGCCCGGTAATGTTTTCATATGTGTTATACTTTTATGTGTTACTTGATCTTTACAACCCACATTTGTATTTTcagtttaaagaatttttaatacatttattacatattaatacGAAGCAGTGtaaaattagggtttttttgttcccaagctccaatTACCCCaattctttgcaaaacattcttttttgatataaacatAAACCTAAAAAAGTTTGGAGTTAGCACAATGCCTGTTAGTGCCAAAACtcaagcatatatatatatatatatatatatatatatatatatatatatatatatatatatatatatatatatatatatatatatatatatatatattgggaaaaaaaaaaactcttatttttgGGCCCACCTAGCCCTTAACATGGGAGCAacgagtttataaaatatttactttattatttttatttaaattcatattcatcaacaaatttcaagtTTCATGCAATAATTTCAAGTTTCATGCAATAATCTTTAACTGTTCAGTTTTTATAACTCTGCCATGTTTACAGCCTctctcaaattgagggggattaataatttattttgttatagtttttgaaaaataatagattattgcatgaaatttgttataaaagggagtgtatttaaaaaacagacaTATGGTTTTACCCATGGAATTGATAAAACTACATAACAATTATCAAAATTGTTATGCAGTTGCTTAGTTAGTAAAAAAAGTGCTGCTAGGACTGTTAGACTGTTAGACCAAAACTGcaagtattttacattaatgTTCATAAGGTTAATTATAAGcagatcaaaaaaaattaattaaattctaTAATTGTTCAACTCATCAACAATAATAACtgaactttataatttttactaaaattatatcattaaaGGTTTATCAACTCATGATATCAGAAGTTCGCTAAGTAAAAGctttttcataagttttaatatcgctaataactttaaacaacaagacaaacaaacattattatgttaataaataaatacatatttattattaacagtGGCTTAGATAAtccataaataataaatatataacaaaccCTGTCAAGTTGAAAATATGCATTTAAGACTCTCTCAATCAACCTTGAAGTCTTTTTCATATAATTaagcttaaaataaataagataaaaactcaaaagcaacaataaaaactaaaaaattaactatataaGAATATACAATGAATTAAtatagtttgttaaatattttaacaaaacattcaaggaaacatttttttctctgatataaaatataaacttttaaaaacaaaatttttaaaagttcaggttttattacaaaaactaaaaatatggaaaaactttaaataaaataataaaaaaataaatgagaataattttacttttgagTGAAATTTAACTAactcaaaatcaaataaattacaaaaaaatgcattaaaaaaaagatttattgagactgctcaaattttttttttgtgccttCATGCTAATAAATACCATAATGGTATTTCTAcatatcttttatttcttaagaGAATTTTATCACTGGTGTTAAGACAATAAAGATATCTGGAAATTGAAAAACCAACTAAAAAAACTGCAtactaaaagtttatttgttttattaattaatatattttataatatattaattgtaatcaaattaaatatatataatatatcatcattatcatcatcatcatcatcatcctcatcctcatcatcatcatcatcatcatcatcatcatcatcatcatcatcatcatcatcatcatcatcatcatcatcatcatcatcatcatcatcatcatcatcatcatcatcatcatcatcatcatcatcatcatcatcatcatcatcatcattattatcaaatagatttaatatattCTGCATACCAAACGAGTGTTTATAAGTCACTGTGAACCACAATAACCGCCAGGTTTGAAGTCTCCCcacatccaatttttttttcttattaagaaGTAACATAGTATATAAGTTAAGTAAAGGTATTAAGAACCTCCATAGGTATGgctagaataaaatttttacacatcTAAACTTTAGATAAAAGGGGAGGGGCGGTACACCGTTAACCTTATTGAAGTTCATATATTTCACATTATTTCATGAAGAAACCTAATTTTTACTCTGTACTTGTGTACTCCCATAATATAAAGGCATTAAAAAAGTGTTAgaacatttatataaaagattacaaagaaaaagaatgtaggtataaaaacaacaacaaaatgcaTTTAATGTGAAAAATATCTTGACTAAGctttgaaatacaaaaatagCATTCTATTTTATCAATActcaattaaaagtatttttaatgctattaaaatactttgtaaataataattttgacatAGTTGTGtagcaaaatatattaaattgatcAGTAAACTtgttaactatttattaaatgttgaaaattccACAACACTTGACTTTAACCGTTTAGCATAGTCTGGGTGGCTTTGTCGTCTCTTATATTTATTCCATGTCTTTCTAAACTCATGATGAACAGATTCACCTGCTTGTTCAGAGTAAATTCCAAGCCCATTATCAGTATTGGTACTTTTTAGAAATGGTACAATATGGTTAACTGCAATATGAACTTTCCACAGTATATTCAAAGAAATGTTTTCAAAGTAAGTATTAATATATTCCCTTAAATTAGCATAAGACATCTTGAATTCGAAAACAACAGATTCAATATCACCAACTTTTTCTCCAAAGGTGGCTTGCTTCATTAATTGAAACTTTCTTAAACATTCAATTACTGGTAGTAAATCAAGCTTTCCTTGATCAGCAATATCACGAGAAAGAACATCTAACTTATCTAAAAGTCTGTTGGCATTGTTGCCATCAAATCCAATGCCATGGTAACCTctgaaaaatatgtaatttgaGTTTAACCACTTTTCAAAGCCAGGCCatagttttgataatagttttccaAAAGTTGTAACTATTCCGATTAATGTATGCAACTCAGGTACTGGaactaaattttcaataattgtgTCTGGATCCTCTTCAAGATATAATAATCTTggattaataacatttttataatcagcCATCTTTGATTTTGGTTTTCCAGCTTCTGTGTATTTACTGTAATGATAATCGAGGGAACCAAGAGTTCGTTTTTCTCCACCATCCAAAAGACTCTCTCCTTTACACCACAAACAACTATATTTTCCAGCATGGCTTGTAATGCCAAACATTGAGTTTGCACACTTTAAATCAAATGCAAcagaatacttaatattttgaAGATTAAGAGTATCAACTAATTTTCTAAGATTTCCATTGTGTTCAGACACTCCTTCTACAATAGCAACAATAAAACAACGCTTAACTCCAGAGTCATCAAGGTCAGGTTGGTTGCTAGTTTTATCATGCggattaaaaacattcatagtGACCTTTAAAAAACCTTGACCAGAATCCACAGCAACTCTTACAATTGTAGAAAACGGGTCAATATTCCTTTCAGTGATTATATCATGTATAAATTcatcaatatctttaatataaaccattgatttatttactacatCACCAGCTTCAACAAATTCTTCTTCTTTACATGAAAAATATTCATTCATTTCTGCTTTTAAAGCctctaattttttaacaatatttcctGCAATGCTACTTTGAAAGCCAAgactttttctaaatatagaacacatttttttggttttacacTGAGATAgttctaaacattttataagCTCAATGATTGTTCCAAAAGATACTTGACTAAAATTAGCACGGTCACATTTATTGTCAGTAGTTCCGGCAACAATAGTTAATGGTTTCCCATAAGTAGCAATTGTGAATTTTTcacctctaaaaatattttccttttccatttttgtttttaaaatacttgagGCGACACGTTCTGCACTTGCTGATCCCAATGCATATGCTGcattaactaaatttttcacAGCTTGAACATCACTACAAAGATGAATAATGCCTGACTTAACAACTCCATAACATTTTAAGCACATCCTTTCATTTTTATCATCATTTAACTCAgaagtaaaaatgttaatatctTTTGATATTTCTGAAACATCTGAAGTTCTTCTGATATCTTGACGGTTTatctaatcaaaaaaaaatctaaagctatataaattagtaatataaaaaatataacacaacaaaaataaacacatCGATGGCATATTAGTTCCTAAAACAAgctgtttaaatgtttttttttttcaagattattaAAGTTCATTGAGACAcatctctttatttttttaaaattaataaaaaataaaacaactttatttaattaaacactAAGtcttaaatatagttttttattaattttatcaactaACCTGAGAAATTTGCTTTAGCCACTTATCAAGGTGTTTTGTATcgtttttttccaaacaataaaggtttttataacAATTGCTACAAATAACTTTAGGATGGTTTGCTAAATTTTGATCATAGCTATCCcaaataaaggtttttattttttcttcaatagcGTTAGATATTTTATGAAGCTTTGCTGACTTTTTaccaaagattttaaaacaaacagcACATAGATTGTTAACCGCCATTTAATAAAACTTGTCGTTGTGTACCAGAGTATGTCTAAAATCAAACTATGCCGATATTTGATTAGCAAATTATAgcctttttttctgaaaatggcggatgttttttaactaaaaattataatttttattctttgattTTCATACATTTTTCCATTCCCCTAGAGGTTTTTACTaaccaaatatttattttcatatatacaactaaatatttataaaaaaaaatctgatgtgGGGAGACTTCAAACCTGGCGGTCACTGTGGTTCATTGTGAagtgaaaaagaattaaaactaaaaatttgtataactaaaattaaattttaaaaacaaaaaaatttaagttaaaaaacttcataaaagaaattctttataAACCAAATTAAGGACATAACGATGCCTTTCTTTAAAAGCAAGTTATGCGcctttaagttatttattaactgaattatttattgattaacTGCCATGTCttatattatatcaaaatttagtattgaaaatatattaccaaCAATTAGTTAATTAATATAGAATATTACCTCAATAagttaatcaaatatttattagataatttttaagtaattagtgcgctttaaaataaaataacttctgCATGATCATTACAGAAGCCCTACACTATAAGGAAATCAGTGAACCAAATCAGAAGCCTTACACTATAAGGAAATCAGTGACCGCGGCCCCGGCCCACTGTGGAAAATAAAggtctttttttataagaaaaaaaaattaaatataaaatttgtaaataaaataaaaaaagttcaaaatgtcgtttttaattttatttttaaccaaacatgttctttataattatgtgaaaaaactttgaaagtatttgaaacaacaaaaaatacataaaaatgcttatttatttggaaaatatattcatattaaatttatttatatataaaaaaaacatttatatgagCTTTCAGCTAAACtcaagacaaaaaaattacttttaataaacacGTAGGGGAGCATGGGGTAAGATgacgaatggggcaagatgatGACCTACCATTATCTTCAAAATTCAACTAAATATGAAAGCTGACTGTAGCTGAGAGCGATGTAGATTATATCTACtagatttatttatgttttctttataagtattattttcGGAATGAAAGATAAGTATTAAATATGGTTTTTTcgatattaggaaaaaaaaaatttacttggatttgatttttttttcattacatcaCCAGCTAAAGGTAAGAGAGAATTTTTCGTTTAGCTTGTTCTATTTGGAAGCCAAACGAGTAGTATTAAGCTATGATTACTTACTTATGTATAGTTCTGAATCACCTTTGAAGATTGTGTAGTCTAGGGGCAAGATGAACGGGGTAAGATGACTCGTTTGTCGTTTTGTCGAAGTACATGTTTTACTATAAACTGTATGAACACTGCCTCTTGTTTCGTTTAACTTAAATCTTGTTGCCTAGTTGTGCTTAGTTATAACAATAAacacaattataataaaataacttaaaataataataattaaagttactttaaagttaattaaatttagttatgttgtgaattttattatttatgcatATGTCAATTTTAGTTATGCGtaaatctgtttgtaaaataaggATAGCTAATATGATTAGGGTTAATAACTATACTGTATGGTTATATGTAATCtgttttatacatacatatacatataaatacatacatacatacatatatacatatatatatgtatttgtatatatatatatatatacgtatatatatatacatgtatatacatatacatacatatatatatgtatgcatatatacacatatatatatatatatacatatacatatgtatgtatatgtatatatatacatacatatacatacatatgtatatatatatgtgtgtgtgtgtgtgtgtgtgtgtgtgtgtgtatgtgtgtgtgtaaagtatatttttaatatggtACATGTATTTGCATGTTCTTTGTTTATATTGACAGTCCCATTGCATACTATTGTGTTATTTGTAGTTATTAAAATGGTTCGCAACTATATCAGAACTACAAGTGCAAATGGAAATTGGACAATGCAGAACATGACTCAAGCTATTGAAGCTTGCAATTCCAATGCTTGCAACAAGAACCAAGCTGCTGTAAATTTTAGAG encodes:
- the LOC136076850 gene encoding uncharacterized protein LOC136076850; protein product: MAVNNLCAVCFKIFGKKSAKLHKISNAIEEKIKTFIWDSYDQNLANHPKVICSNCYKNLYCLEKNDTKHLDKWLKQISQINRQDIRRTSDVSEISKDINIFTSELNDDKNERMCLKCYGVVKSGIIHLCSDVQAVKNLVNAAYALGSASAERVASSILKTKMEKENIFRGEKFTIATYGKPLTIVAGTTDNKCDRANFSQVSFGTIIELIKCLELSQCKTKKMCSIFRKSLGFQSSIAGNIVKKLEALKAEMNEYFSCKEEEFVEAGDVVNKSMVYIKDIDEFIHDIITERNIDPFSTIVRVAVDSGQGFLKVTMNVFNPHDKTSNQPDLDDSGVKRCFIVAIVEGVSEHNGNLRKLVDTLNLQNIKYSVAFDLKCANSMFGITSHAGKYSCLWCKGESLLDGGEKRTLGSLDYHYSKYTEAGKPKSKMADYKNVINPRLLYLEEDPDTIIENLVPVPELHTLIGIVTTFGKLLSKLWPGFEKWLNSNYIFFRGYHGIGFDGNNANRLLDKLDVLSRDIADQGKLDLLPVIECLRKFQLMKQATFGEKVGDIESVVFEFKMSYANLREYINTYFENISLNILWKVHIAVNHIVPFLKSTNTDNGLGIYSEQAGESVHHEFRKTWNKYKRRQSHPDYAKRLKSSVVEFSTFNK